The following coding sequences lie in one Clarias gariepinus isolate MV-2021 ecotype Netherlands chromosome 27, CGAR_prim_01v2, whole genome shotgun sequence genomic window:
- the bmp2b gene encoding bone morphogenetic protein 2b, translated as MVAVLRSVVVLMLLLGQVWLGYAAGLIPDVERRRHAPEHSERFLRDFELRLLNMFGLKRKPTPSKGAVVPQYMLDLYYMHSENGDQKTIRRPRSVMGRHAERAASRANTIRSFHHEEALEALSSLKARTTQQLYFNLSSMPAEELVTAAELRIFRDQVLSDFTQSNSSHAGTFQRINIFEVFRPAHSPSQEPLTRLLDTRLVQDSHSRWESFDVSSAVARWATQPHHNHGLMVEILHPGEASDGEEAAESRSKHVRVSRSLHANHESWPQARPLLVTYSHDGQGTAMLHRERRQVRRPQKQRRKQQRANCRRHPLYVDFSDVGWNAWIVAPPGYHAFYCQGECPFPLSDHLNSTNHAIVQTLVNSVNSNVPRACCVPTELSPISLLYLDEYEKVVLKNYQDMVVEGCGCR; from the exons ATGGTAGCCGTGCTCCGCTCGGTCGTGGTGCTCATGCTGCTGCTCGGTCAGGTGTGGCTGGGCTACGCCGCCGGTTTGATTCCCGACGTGGAGCGGCGGAGGCACGCGCCCGAGCACTCCGAGCGCTTTCTGCGAGACTTCGAGCTCCGACTGCTGAACATGTTCGGGTTAAAACGGAAACCCACGCCGAGTAAGGGAGCCGTGGTACCCCAGTACATGCTGGACCTCTATTATATGCACTCGGAGAACGGAGACCAGAAAACCATCCGACGGCCAAGGAGCGTCATGGGGAGGCACGCGGAGCGCGCAGCCAGCCGAGCAAACACCATCCGGAGTTTCCATCACGAAG aggCTTTAGAGGCCCTGTCCAGCCTGAAAGCAAGGACCACACAACAGCTGTATTTTAACCTCAGTTCGATGCCAGCAGAGGAGCTCGTCACGGCTGCAGAGCTACGCATTTTCAGAGACCAGGTGCTCAGTGACTTTACTCAGAGCAACTCAAGCCACGCTGGAACCTTTCAGCGCATTAACATATTTGAGGTGTTTAGGCCAGCTCATTCCCCCTCACAGGAGCCTCTTACCCGGCTTTTGGACACTCGACTGGTGCAAGACTCACACTCACGCTGGGAAAGCTTTGATGTAAGTTCAGCGGTAGCGCGCTGGGCTACCCAGCCGCACCACAACCACGGCCTGATGGTGGAGATTCTGCACCCAGGCGAAGCCAGTGATGGTGAGGAGGCTGCGGAAAGCAGGAGTAAGCATGTGAGGGTGAGCCGGTCCTTGCATGCCAACCATGAATCCTGGCCTCAGGCTCGGCCACTGCTGGTCACTTATAGCCATGATGGCCAGGGCACTGCAATGCTCCACAGAGAAAGGCGGCAAGTTCGGCGTCCTCAGAAACAGCGGCGTAAACAGCAACGAGCCAACTGTCGCCGACACCCACTCTATGTAGACTTTAGCGATGTGGGCTGGAACGCGTGGATTGTGGCTCCACCAGGCTACCATGCATTTTACTGCCAAGGCGAATGCCCGTTCCCGCTGTCAGACCACCTGAACTCCACCAACCATGCCATTGTGCAGACACTTGTAAACTCAGTGAACTCAAATGTGCCGCGGGCTTGTTGTGTACCCACAGAACTCAGTCCCATTTCCCTGCTCTACCTGGATGAGTATGAGAAGGTTGTTTTAAAGAACTACCAAGACATGGTGGTGGAAGGTTGTGGTTGCCGGTGA